The following DNA comes from Teredinibacter haidensis.
TGATTGGTACATGTCGATAGTATTAGGGTTATCACTGAATATTGTCTCGCCCCCCTTGCCGGTGTAGCGTGTTCGCGAAGGCGCATAGGCGGTGTGCTTTAAGTTGGTAATGTCGGCCAACTTTTCGGCACCGGAATATCCCAGTAAGCCGCTGATATCCCAAGCCGTAACATGCCAATCCATTGTTACGCTGTACTGTTGGTAATCTGTTTTGTTCACGCGTTCTTTGCTTAGGAATTCGTGCTGGGTCAGTGCATAGGATACATCGTTCAGAACTGTAATTCCGTGCTCGGAAAGTGTGGAGCCGTCATAGCCGTGAATGACTTCCAAGGTGCTGGGGCTGGAAGCAGAATAGGCTGCCGCGTCGTATTCGTCTTCGGTCGTATCATAGCCACCGAGCATCGCATCAAAACTTAATACAAACTCATTGCTCGGTTTGTATTGCAGTGATGTTGTTGCTCCCCATTTGTCCTGGTCATTCAGGTAAGCGCGATCACCTACTTTGTCGATAAATACCACTCGGCTGGTTTCGTCACTGTCAAATCTATCGTTAATGACAATGCCGGTATCTCGTTCGAGTACGTCTGCGGCCTGATCTGATTGCGCCTGTTTGGAATCGGATCCAGATTTTTCCAGCCAGCGTGAAAGTGGACGAAAGTTAATGCCCGAATTGGAATCTGTGCGATTGGTTCGTTTTGAGCTGGAAAACGATACAAGGCCACCCCAGTCACCAAATGTTTCGCTGGCAAGAAATGCAAAATTGGGATCGATTTCTTCAGAGGTTGAATTATATGCGCCTTCGGCGGAGACGATAAATTTACCTTGGTCGTAATCGAAGGGGCGCGCTGTAGAAATAAGCACCGACCCGGCAATACCTCCCTCTTCGTCGGCGGCGGAGGGGGATTTTTGAACGGTAACACTTTGAATGATTTCGGATGCGAAAATATCGAACTCAATGTCACGGCCCCCGCTACCCGACGCCGTTGCAACGCCATTTATCGAAACGTGCGTAAATTCGGTAGGCAGGCTACGAACATTAACTTTGGTTCCCAGCCCCTTGTTGCGTTCGATTGTCACGCCAGGCATACGCTGTAATGCCTCGGCCAAATTTTGTTCGGGAAAGTCAGCGATATCAGAGGCAACTACTGAATCTGAAAAACCGATATTATTGCGCTTTAGGTCTACCGCCTGCTTGAGGCTTTCGCCATAACTTCCTGTTACAACAACCTCTTCAATCAGGTTTTCCTCAGATACACCATCAGCGTAAACTGCGGCGGAATTGCCCATTATCGCTGTAATCATAGCAATAAGACGTGATAGCTTCTTTTTCTTGATATTCACTTCGTGATCCTCATTCGGCGGTCTTTTTTCAACCGCGATTGTCAGAATCCGACTACTGCTAAAGACAGGTTTCAATCCAGTTCCATTGAGCAATATGGCAATCGCTTCATCGATTGAATAATCGCCTTTGAGTCTATTGGCATAAATTCCGCTGACTCGATTAACCGGAAATAAAACCTGCAATTCAGCTTGTTGAGCAAAGTGATTTAGGCTTTGCGTAGCCGGTTGCTTGTCGATATCGAAGTGATAAAAAGTTTGTCTGCTTTCCGAAGCGCGGACGGCAGACAATGGATACAGTACCAGCATTAACAGTAGCCATTTGCTTAATACACCGGCGATATCACGATTAGTTTCTTTAAAAAAACGAGGTTTAACCGCCGTCAAAAAAACATATCGTCGGATAAGACAACTGAGGATGAATAATCTGCCAGTTAAATTTTTATGAACTTTGTGTGTGAGAATAAGAAGGTACATCGTCGACTTTACTGAGCGCTACTGTTGTCATTTTTTGTTAATAAAACCGTGTTATTGTTTGTGGTTGTGACATTAATATTAAAACCGATTTTCAGTAGATCGAGCATCGCTTGAGTTTCCCCTGCTTTGAAATATCCGCCAACTTGCAGGTTGGCCAGCTCTGGGTCTTGAATTAGAATCTTTAAATCGGTATAGCGCGAAATTTCGTGAACAACCTCATCGAGAGGCGTATCGACAAACGACAACATACCCTTCTGCCAGGATAATTCGCGCTCGATTTCTTCATCCTCTACCTCGATGATATTGTTCACGACTGAATCGTCGAAGCGTAATTTTTGACCGGCGATAACCGCCACTATATTTTTCTTCACGTTGATTTTTTTAGGAGGATGCGAAGAATCTTTAACGTCTTCGATTTTTGTTTTTGAATTGGCGACCTTTACTTTACCTTCTGTAACCACCAGGTCGGTTACACCTTTGCTATATTTTACATTAAACGCTGTCCCCACTGCGGTAATTGAACCTTTGCCAACATAAACGATAAAGGGGCGTTCGGTGTTTTTGGTTACATTAAAGTGAGCTTCTCCCTCTAGCAGATAAATTGCTCGCTCCTTGTTTGAGTAAGCAACGTCGACTTTAGATGCGGTATTGAGGTTTATACTTGAGCCGTCGGCGAGTTGAAACGTTTGGATTTCGCCGACCATAGTTTCAATTTGAGCGATAATATTCTCGGCTCCGATTTTAGTATCCGTATCGGAAGGAATAAAAGCGAAAATTAGCGCGGCAACGAAGATAGATGCTGCGATGGCAGAAGGAAGCAGTTTTGATACGGATATAGATAGGCGATTGGATGGCGGGGGTTTATGAAGCTTGCTGCCCGTATGTGCCTTGAGAAGATCAAGCTTACCCCATAGGCGTGCCAATGCAATAAATTCGCGCTTATGGCTTCGATTTATTGAGATCCATTCCGCTAGCTCGCGACGCTCTGCACCGTTCAATTCACGCTGATCGATTTTTATAATCCACTCCGCAGCATCCTGCTGTATAGCGCTCTTGCTTTTAAATTTCTTTACCTGATTCATTTTTTTATTTTAGTGTCGTACGAATGTCGTGGATTTTGAAGGTGGGTGTGTCGAACAGGTGGTTGCTCTGCTATGTCGAGATGGCCGAGTTTCTGCAACTCATTTTTGCACTCGATCAAACCCTTGGCTAAGTGCTTGTCTACAGTGCTTACCGTAATGTTGAGTTTTGTGGCTATTTCCCCGTTCGAAAGGCCATCAATTTTCTTGAGTTTGAACACGCGCTGGCACTGCGGTGGCAGTCGATCGACAATCTCACAAAAATGTTCAAAACGCTGCTCTTGTTCGACTAGTTCGTCAAGGCTTATGCTGCTGTTTATGTGATCGAGGTCTGCATCCTCGATCTGATCCGTTAGCCGATGACTTGCCCGCGAGCGTTTATTTAGAGATAAGTTACGAGCAACTTTGTACATAAAGGCCTTTGGAGACTCGATGTCTTCGGTGTTTCCTCGTTCGGCGATTTTTACAAAAACATCCTGCAGAATATCGTCAGCATCTTGATCGCTACAGAAATAGGAGGCCACATAGTGGTGAATGCTCTTAAAGTTCGCAAGAAAAACACCAGTGAGAGAGCCTGGATTTTCTTCCTCCTGAAGGGAAATATCTTCCTTCTCTAAATACTGCATGAGGGGAACTCCAAAGCAGGGGCTTACGTTTATTAATAATATGAATTCGAGCAATGGCTGAATTGGCGTGAGCGTTCTGCTGAGACAACAAACTTTGTAAGGGTACTGACTTATAGTTGCAATAATATGACGGAAGCTTGCTCGTATACCGAAAAATGGGTTTACGGTCTGAAAAAGCTATTTCCCGGCTCTGGAATTGGAATCATGCTCTCCATAGACGCTCGATACTCCACTTTCTCCAACTTGTGCTGCTTAACAATATGGGTGTATTGGTTTGGTCGGGAATCATAATGATTTGAATTATGACAGTGACGTGTTGGAAAGTTTTGTTCATCAATAGTAGGGCTATTTCTAGTCATTTTCCTCCTCTTCATTAGTGAGCAGTTTAGAAAAGTGATAATTCAGTTCTAATGCCTACGGCTTAAGACGGTATGGTGGCTCTACATAAAATCTTGCTACGTGCGGCCTGTTTCTTCTTTTGTGAGCCTGTGGTCTGGTCAATAATGAGCTGGGATTGACGTTGCTGATGGGGTTTTTTATGACTCTCTCGGTAAACCACTAAAATGCGCAGGTTATTTATAGGCGGGATGAAATAGATTAATTCCTAATTGGATGCTTTTGACGAAATATTGAGTTGAATTGATGCCAAGTTAATCGATTACATGCAAATATTTTAAGGCTTGCTACTTTTGTCTAATTTCAATTTCCTGTTCTTTATCCTATAGTCATATGGTCAAAAAGACAATAAGAATAAAAATAATTGGGAAGTCTTTGTGTCCTACGCTTGCAGTCGCATGGATGTGTTGCTACCTCGTACTTACCCATATTTATCGCTATTACTTTAGGGGAAATTTTGGTGTTGCCGGATTATGAAAATGTAATCCTGTAGCGATTATTTGGTCTGGTTTCCAGTGAAATCATTTTTGGCCAGTCGGTGTGCCGCTCGGTTTTAACTGCACCGATAAATAAAATCCCTAGCACGACATTTCTTTTGTGCGCTCACCTGCGCCCGATTTGGAATGGTTTTAATAACGCATAACTCACTTCATGGGAAATTTAAAATGAAACGTCTATTACACGCAGCGTTCTCGAACGTTGTACTCTCAATGTTGTATTCAGTAACCGCCAAGGTGGCATCGCCTTTTCGGCGCGTAAATAAATTGATTGGCTTGCTAGCGCTCGTTCTTTCATCCGCGTCGGTTTTTGCCGCCCCCGATCCCAACTTCCATATTTACCTTATGTTTGGCCAATCCAATATGGAAGGTCAGGGGCAAATATCTGATCAGGATCGTCAGGTCCCAGCTGGTCTTATGGCGATGCAAGCCGATAACAATTGCACCGTTGGTGGTGCCAGTTACGGTGAATGGCGAACAGCCACTCCACCTTTAATTCGCTGTTATGACGTTGCTCATAATTGGAATAGCGGTGGCCTTGGCCCAGGAGACTACTTTGGTCGCACCATGCTTGAAAACAGCGGGGCCGGAGTGCAGGTCGGCCTGGTCGGGGCAGCTTATCAAGGTCAAAGCATTGATTTCTTTATGAAGGATTGCGCATCCAGAGGCACTTGTAGCCCATCCGGTGCGAACGGTTCAGTTCCCCTTGGGCAAGGCGGTTATGCTTGGCTCCTCGATCTGGCGCAAAAGGCTCAGCAAGATGGCGTGATTAAAGGCATTATCTTCCATCAGGGGGAAAGCGATACCGGTGACACCAGCTGGCCTGGCAAGGTCAACGATGTTGTGACCAACCTGCGCAACGATCTAGGATTAAACGCGAACGACGTCCCCTTTATTGCTGGCGAAATGGTCCCAGGTGCTTGCTGCACCAGCCACGACACCCAAGTGCATCGTATTTCTGATGTTGTCACTAATGGTCATTGGGTTTCTGCTGCAGGCTTAGGTTCGCGCGATCAGTACCACTTTAACGCCGCTGGCTATCGTGAAATTGGGCAACGCTACGGGCAAAAAATGCTGGAGCTAATCGATGTTTCCGGAGGTTCCAGCTCTTCTAGCTCAAGCAGTTCTTCCAGTAGCAGCTCTTCATCCAGTTCCAGCAGCTCTTCCAGCTCTAGTATTGGCCAGTGTGAAGAAATGTGTAAGTGGTATCAGGACGATCCTCGCCCACTGTGCGAGAATCAGGATAGCGGTTGGGGTTGGGAAAACAACCTGAGCTGTATAGGCCGCACAACCTGCGAAAGCCAGTCTGGTGATGGTGGCGTCATTTCCACTTGTAGCACATCGTCCTCTTCCAGTAGTTCATCTTCGAGCAGCAGTTCAAGTTCTAGTTCTTCCAGTTCTAGCTCTTCAAGCTCCAGTTCTTCAAGTTCTAGCTCCTCTAGCTCAAGCTCTTCCAGTTCCAGCTCGTCCAACAGCAGTGTTTGTGAGACGGTTTGTAATTGGTACGGCACGAACTACGCCGTCTGTCAGAATCAGACCAGTGGTTGGGGTTGGGAAAGCAGTCAGAGCTGTATTGGTACCAGTACCTGTAATAGCCAGAGTGGTGATGGTGGTGTCGTGAGCAGTTGTTCATCGTCCTCCTCCAGCAGTTCTTCTAGTAGTTCTTCTAGCAGTAGCTCCTCCAGCTCTAGTTCAAGCTCTAGCTCCAGCAGTGGTAATAATGCCATTACCGTTCGTATGAGCGGCGTTATTGGCGATGAGAGTGTTAGTTTGGAAATTGGTGGCTCTACCATCCAAACCTGGACGCTGAGCACCAGCATGATGGACTACAGTGTGAACACCAATGCCACAGGTGAGCTTCGCGTTGCGTTTACCAACGATTCCGGTGACCGTGATGTGCAAGTGGATTACGTGACGGTAAATGGCACAACCTATCAAGCGGAAGATCAGCAAGATAATACCGGCGCCTACGATGGCAACTGTGGAGGTGGTTCTTATTCAGAGATGCTTCACTGCGATGGTTCCATCGGTTTTGGTAACCCCTTCGGTGGTTCATCCTCGTCAAGCTCCAGCAGCTCT
Coding sequences within:
- a CDS encoding RNA polymerase sigma factor, whose protein sequence is MQYLEKEDISLQEEENPGSLTGVFLANFKSIHHYVASYFCSDQDADDILQDVFVKIAERGNTEDIESPKAFMYKVARNLSLNKRSRASHRLTDQIEDADLDHINSSISLDELVEQEQRFEHFCEIVDRLPPQCQRVFKLKKIDGLSNGEIATKLNITVSTVDKHLAKGLIECKNELQKLGHLDIAEQPPVRHTHLQNPRHSYDTKIKK
- a CDS encoding TonB-dependent receptor; this encodes MTAVKPRFFKETNRDIAGVLSKWLLLMLVLYPLSAVRASESRQTFYHFDIDKQPATQSLNHFAQQAELQVLFPVNRVSGIYANRLKGDYSIDEAIAILLNGTGLKPVFSSSRILTIAVEKRPPNEDHEVNIKKKKLSRLIAMITAIMGNSAAVYADGVSEENLIEEVVVTGSYGESLKQAVDLKRNNIGFSDSVVASDIADFPEQNLAEALQRMPGVTIERNKGLGTKVNVRSLPTEFTHVSINGVATASGSGGRDIEFDIFASEIIQSVTVQKSPSAADEEGGIAGSVLISTARPFDYDQGKFIVSAEGAYNSTSEEIDPNFAFLASETFGDWGGLVSFSSSKRTNRTDSNSGINFRPLSRWLEKSGSDSKQAQSDQAADVLERDTGIVINDRFDSDETSRVVFIDKVGDRAYLNDQDKWGATTSLQYKPSNEFVLSFDAMLGGYDTTEDEYDAAAYSASSPSTLEVIHGYDGSTLSEHGITVLNDVSYALTQHEFLSKERVNKTDYQQYSVTMDWHVTAWDISGLLGYSGAEKLADITNLKHTAYAPSRTRYTGKGGETIFSDNPNTIDMYQSPEAYLFDFYEVRLEEISDDKYAAQLDFRRDLNLSFLPALADVQFGIRYTDKSKERDQGTHQVKGPSEGDNSWSGVRTLRDSELTQISDLVPGGNYLPELPYSPSWAQVSNAYARKEFRYDGFHVDYEADQYYRVDEEVLSLYAMTDFEFDIADMPATINAGARFVDSSVLSFGYHQVQNSDGSTGYTSEPVSKKGSYSDLLPSLNMSLAIQPEMLVRAAASKTLIRPALSDIAYKRSVSVNEFKYRDGNPDLKPTYADQWELGLEYYLESGGILAASYFEKKIEGVVRETLTDIVPDVTKYNDNGTLDGVYDFEVYQKVNVDGSYDVSGIELVAMFPLNMFSDRLDGFGVNANYTMLDNSLTGESDLGISTPPEGLAENTYNMTFYYENDVFDARLSYNYKDKYVDRIERDMYPVYRDAYGQMDISIGYQITDTVKVSLEGINITDEATQGYTMDPSFPTMYEVSGSRYSLGVRANF
- a CDS encoding endo-1,4-beta-xylanase, with protein sequence MKRLLHAAFSNVVLSMLYSVTAKVASPFRRVNKLIGLLALVLSSASVFAAPDPNFHIYLMFGQSNMEGQGQISDQDRQVPAGLMAMQADNNCTVGGASYGEWRTATPPLIRCYDVAHNWNSGGLGPGDYFGRTMLENSGAGVQVGLVGAAYQGQSIDFFMKDCASRGTCSPSGANGSVPLGQGGYAWLLDLAQKAQQDGVIKGIIFHQGESDTGDTSWPGKVNDVVTNLRNDLGLNANDVPFIAGEMVPGACCTSHDTQVHRISDVVTNGHWVSAAGLGSRDQYHFNAAGYREIGQRYGQKMLELIDVSGGSSSSSSSSSSSSSSSSSSSSSSSSSIGQCEEMCKWYQDDPRPLCENQDSGWGWENNLSCIGRTTCESQSGDGGVISTCSTSSSSSSSSSSSSSSSSSSSSSSSSSSSSSSSSSSSSSSSSSSSNSSVCETVCNWYGTNYAVCQNQTSGWGWESSQSCIGTSTCNSQSGDGGVVSSCSSSSSSSSSSSSSSSSSSSSSSSSSSSSGNNAITVRMSGVIGDESVSLEIGGSTIQTWTLSTSMMDYSVNTNATGELRVAFTNDSGDRDVQVDYVTVNGTTYQAEDQQDNTGAYDGNCGGGSYSEMLHCDGSIGFGNPFGGSSSSSSSSSSSSSSSSSSSSSSSTGNPNFPPFFVGNITTSGSVRSDFTQYWDQITPENEGKWGSVEGSRDQYNWGPLDAIYDYARANGIPVKAHTMVWGSQQPGWIGGLSASEQAAEIEEWISDYCARYPDTQMMDVVNEAISSHAPANYAQNAFGNDWILKSFQLARQYCPNTVLIYNDYNFMTWDTDTIMNLIRPAVEAGVVDALGLQAHSLYDPREWTATEIQDKLDLISTLGVPLYISEYDIEATNDQTQLQYLQTHFPLFYEHPNVYGITFWGYVVGSTWRDGTGLIQSNGQHRPAMDWLMNYLGR
- a CDS encoding FecR family protein; amino-acid sequence: MNQVKKFKSKSAIQQDAAEWIIKIDQRELNGAERRELAEWISINRSHKREFIALARLWGKLDLLKAHTGSKLHKPPPSNRLSISVSKLLPSAIAASIFVAALIFAFIPSDTDTKIGAENIIAQIETMVGEIQTFQLADGSSINLNTASKVDVAYSNKERAIYLLEGEAHFNVTKNTERPFIVYVGKGSITAVGTAFNVKYSKGVTDLVVTEGKVKVANSKTKIEDVKDSSHPPKKINVKKNIVAVIAGQKLRFDDSVVNNIIEVEDEEIERELSWQKGMLSFVDTPLDEVVHEISRYTDLKILIQDPELANLQVGGYFKAGETQAMLDLLKIGFNINVTTTNNNTVLLTKNDNSSAQ